One bacterium DNA segment encodes these proteins:
- the epsI gene encoding EpsI family protein produces MSRTVRLAATLIAVLIPLLGVWRFIVLTEAPPGTELSSDLPAQIGPWKLTSEEQLDANILEIISPLTYVMRLYEAPGRMPIWIYVGMYAGRAGYLSGAHDPKVCYPAQGWEVLESKGIEVDVGDEEMHATLLAAHRDQRSEAVLYWFQPAGRWSSRGAYEQIRRMFDAVAGQPQYAFVRLSGSKETGPDSNRDLIEFATTLAPSVRGAVERLL; encoded by the coding sequence ATGAGCAGGACCGTGCGTCTGGCCGCAACACTGATAGCTGTGCTGATCCCGTTGCTCGGCGTATGGCGATTCATCGTACTGACCGAGGCGCCGCCTGGCACTGAACTATCGTCCGACCTGCCGGCACAGATCGGACCGTGGAAGCTCACCTCAGAAGAGCAACTCGATGCGAACATCCTCGAGATCATCTCACCGCTGACGTACGTCATGCGCCTGTACGAAGCACCCGGCCGGATGCCGATCTGGATCTACGTGGGCATGTATGCCGGCCGGGCCGGTTATCTCAGCGGCGCCCACGACCCCAAGGTCTGCTACCCGGCACAAGGCTGGGAAGTACTCGAATCGAAAGGCATCGAAGTCGATGTCGGGGACGAGGAAATGCACGCCACCCTATTGGCCGCACACAGAGATCAGCGTAGCGAGGCCGTGCTCTATTGGTTCCAACCGGCGGGGCGCTGGTCTTCGCGCGGTGCATACGAGCAGATTCGCCGCATGTTCGACGCGGTTGCGGGCCAGCCACAGTACGCGTTCGTGCGATTGTCAGGCTCCAAGGAAACGGGACCAGACTCCAATCGCGACCTGATCGAGTTCGCCACAACGCTCGCACCGTCTGTACGCGGCGCGGTGGAACGACTTCTCTAG
- a CDS encoding exosortase/archaeosortase family protein gives MGNPLIPEPDPADEFNLHMESTQEDASGSVAVSPADISFAAAIALACAGVCYPAVNLLRYMWTSSEFYGHAYAVPAVAAYLLYRNRAKIRVGFSDLQPPLLGAPLLFAVAALEGIAILGDIGFGAAVGIPFLLAATAFAIGGRRLLTPMALPLVFLILMVPPPAFLLDQVLIQLKFFVTDVSVNLLQTFGQVISARGNQVMVPGHTLFVADACSGLTSIVTLLPLSAIVAFFLSHGIWRRLVVVGSVIPLAVSANIFRVTLTVLLVSSYGGEFAEGMLHETFGLGTYIAGTLALIGVAKVLR, from the coding sequence GTGGGAAATCCCCTCATTCCCGAACCCGATCCGGCCGACGAGTTCAATCTGCACATGGAATCCACGCAAGAAGACGCCTCCGGCTCGGTAGCGGTTTCCCCGGCCGATATCAGCTTCGCTGCGGCCATCGCTCTGGCCTGCGCAGGTGTGTGCTATCCGGCCGTCAACCTGCTGCGCTACATGTGGACCAGTTCCGAGTTCTACGGTCATGCGTATGCCGTGCCAGCCGTCGCAGCCTATCTGCTCTACCGCAATCGCGCCAAGATCCGAGTCGGGTTCAGCGATCTGCAGCCTCCACTTCTCGGCGCCCCCCTACTCTTTGCCGTTGCCGCACTCGAGGGCATCGCGATCCTGGGGGACATCGGCTTTGGAGCCGCCGTCGGCATCCCTTTCCTGCTCGCAGCCACGGCCTTCGCGATCGGGGGGCGTCGCCTGCTCACACCCATGGCATTGCCGCTGGTCTTCCTCATCCTGATGGTTCCGCCGCCGGCCTTTCTCCTGGACCAGGTGTTGATCCAGTTGAAATTCTTCGTCACGGACGTGTCGGTGAATCTGCTGCAGACGTTTGGGCAGGTAATCAGCGCCCGCGGAAATCAGGTCATGGTGCCGGGCCACACGCTGTTCGTCGCCGACGCCTGCAGTGGACTGACTTCGATCGTCACCCTCCTGCCCCTGTCCGCGATCGTCGCCTTCTTCCTGAGTCACGGAATCTGGCGACGCCTGGTCGTGGTAGGGAGCGTGATTCCACTGGCCGTCAGTGCGAACATCTTTCGCGTCACTCTCACCGTCCTGCTCGTATCGAGCTATGGCGGCGAGTTTGCCGAGGGCATGCTGCATGAGACATTTGGCCTGGGAACCTACATCGCTGGGACTCTGGCGTTGATCGGCGTGGCGAAGGTGTTGCGATGA
- a CDS encoding NAD(P)-dependent oxidoreductase gives MLKVLVSGASGFLGRRVVRAFVEQGIEVRALVRPGHSIEALGWPAAVEIFSADLLESADLEHAFSQIDVLVHLAGGAAATEEAQFAANVTATERLLEAMKTSTTRKLVHCSSFAVYDYQAALGVLDEDTPLDETMAERDAYAIAKIEQERLVRRKASENAWELCVLRPGFVWGEGRADLAGIGARVGSWLVVFGDRDRRMPLTHVDNCASCFVLAATDARAMGHIFNVVDDEGASAWGYAEEYQRRSGSEATCVRVPYAFAFAVVRAIGVLGSALARGARFPGLLVPRRFEARFKPLRFSNRKIRRALDWEPPFDYITCLDRTFPSPDADASLPRGSEAD, from the coding sequence GTGTTGAAGGTATTGGTGAGCGGTGCCAGCGGATTTCTGGGCCGCCGTGTGGTTCGCGCGTTTGTGGAGCAGGGAATCGAAGTGCGTGCGCTCGTGCGCCCGGGCCACTCGATCGAAGCTCTCGGCTGGCCCGCTGCGGTCGAGATCTTCAGCGCAGATCTATTGGAATCGGCGGATCTCGAACACGCATTCTCACAGATCGACGTGTTGGTCCACCTGGCCGGTGGTGCCGCTGCCACTGAAGAAGCGCAGTTCGCAGCGAACGTCACCGCGACCGAGCGCCTGCTCGAGGCGATGAAGACTTCCACGACCCGGAAGCTTGTGCACTGCAGCAGTTTCGCAGTCTACGACTACCAAGCGGCTCTGGGGGTCTTGGATGAGGACACGCCGCTCGATGAAACGATGGCAGAGCGCGATGCCTACGCGATCGCAAAGATCGAACAGGAACGGCTGGTGCGACGCAAGGCAAGCGAGAATGCCTGGGAGTTATGTGTCCTGCGACCGGGATTCGTGTGGGGTGAGGGGAGGGCGGATCTCGCGGGCATCGGTGCCAGAGTCGGCTCCTGGTTGGTGGTGTTTGGCGATCGCGATCGTCGCATGCCTCTTACGCATGTCGACAATTGTGCGAGTTGTTTCGTGCTCGCCGCGACGGATGCTCGGGCAATGGGGCATATCTTCAACGTAGTCGACGATGAGGGCGCGTCCGCCTGGGGATACGCCGAGGAATACCAACGCAGGTCGGGATCCGAGGCCACCTGCGTCAGGGTGCCCTACGCGTTTGCCTTCGCTGTCGTGCGAGCGATCGGGGTACTGGGTTCTGCACTCGCCAGAGGTGCCCGATTTCCGGGTCTCCTGGTGCCGCGTCGCTTTGAGGCCCGGTTCAAGCCACTGCGTTTCTCGAACCGCAAGATTCGCCGGGCTCTCGACTGGGAACCGCCGTTCGACTACATCACCTGTCTCGATCGCACGTTTCCGTCTCCCGATGCGGATGCATCACTCCCTCGAGGATCCGAAGCAGATTGA